The following are from one region of the Carnobacterium gallinarum DSM 4847 genome:
- a CDS encoding PTS mannose/fructose/sorbose/N-acetylgalactosamine transporter subunit IIC gives MEITLIQGLLIALITSFCYAGQLLGIYTNRALVMSFFVGVILGDLPTALMFGALAELAYMGFGVGAGGTVPPNPVGPGIVGTIMAITLKDQGVTPQSALALSFPFAVLFQLVTTALYTVFAGSTKLSKKVIEEDQYRKYNWIANSTFLAFLVAGFAIGLAAALSRPGLQAFVEALPTWLINGFSVAGGLIPAIGFAMILSVMIEKNLTPYILLGYISAAYLELPTMAIALVGTVFALIQYYGNNKKTVDGSEKSPNRSNGTIEEEDFSNGI, from the coding sequence ATGGAGATTACACTTATTCAAGGCTTGTTGATTGCGTTAATTACTTCCTTTTGTTATGCCGGTCAATTACTGGGGATTTATACTAACCGTGCTTTAGTTATGTCATTTTTTGTTGGAGTTATATTAGGTGATTTGCCAACCGCATTAATGTTTGGCGCATTAGCTGAATTAGCCTATATGGGATTTGGTGTCGGAGCTGGTGGAACGGTCCCACCTAATCCAGTGGGACCAGGAATTGTGGGAACGATTATGGCAATTACTCTCAAAGATCAAGGTGTGACACCACAATCGGCATTAGCGTTATCTTTTCCATTCGCAGTGTTATTCCAGCTAGTAACAACAGCGTTGTATACCGTTTTCGCTGGTTCAACTAAGTTATCTAAAAAAGTGATTGAAGAAGATCAGTATCGAAAATACAATTGGATTGCCAATTCCACGTTTCTAGCTTTTCTAGTCGCTGGTTTCGCTATTGGCTTAGCTGCAGCTCTTAGTCGTCCAGGGTTACAAGCATTTGTTGAGGCGTTACCTACATGGTTGATTAATGGATTTTCTGTTGCAGGCGGACTGATTCCTGCAATTGGATTTGCAATGATTCTTTCAGTAATGATAGAAAAAAATTTGACGCCCTATATTTTATTAGGCTATATTTCAGCAGCTTATCTAGAGCTACCAACTATGGCAATTGCACTGGTAGGAACCGTTTTCGCACTTATTCAATATTATGGCAACAATAAAAAAACGGTAGATGGATCTGAGAAATCACCCAATAGATCAAATGGAACAATTGAAGAGGAGGACTTTAGCAATGGAATCTAA
- a CDS encoding PTS sugar transporter subunit IIB: MEQQPNIKMVRVDERLIHGQGQLWIKSLGVNLVICANDKAAEDSIQQTLMKTCVPNEVGIRFWTIERTAEVIWKAAPNQTIFVIVQSLEDGRKLCELGFPMKELNIGNIHAGEGKEKISQFIYLDEKDKTNLKELKNTYNVTFNTKTSPVSTDGTQYLEALMNTIK, translated from the coding sequence ATGGAACAACAACCAAATATAAAAATGGTAAGAGTGGATGAACGATTAATTCATGGGCAAGGGCAATTATGGATTAAAAGCTTAGGCGTCAATCTAGTTATTTGTGCAAATGATAAAGCTGCGGAAGATTCGATCCAACAAACCTTAATGAAAACATGCGTGCCAAATGAAGTGGGTATCCGTTTTTGGACGATTGAGCGTACGGCAGAAGTCATTTGGAAAGCTGCTCCAAATCAAACTATTTTTGTAATTGTTCAATCATTAGAAGATGGTCGCAAACTTTGTGAATTAGGTTTTCCGATGAAAGAACTAAATATCGGCAATATTCACGCAGGTGAAGGAAAAGAAAAAATTTCGCAATTTATCTATCTCGACGAAAAAGATAAAACGAATTTAAAAGAGTTGAAAAATACCTATAATGTTACATTTAATACAAAAACTTCACCAGTTTCAACAGATGGAACACAATATTTGGAAGCATTAATGAATACAATAAAATAG
- a CDS encoding ankyrin repeat domain-containing protein encodes MKQSTMIYLCLGGAILLVAGSLFLLMPKENQTKMNSESQMKTSENTDQSKKVSQIESSAEVAVESSEPMLSVPKMDLVQLNQALLTATDQVNLSEIKQLLEQGAVVDTVNGKGESGLLVAAHEDNPEMAQLFLDYNANVNLQDKIQDSPFLYAGAEGRLEILTMMLTHNPDTKLTNRFGGNALIPAAEKEHLDMVRLLLSKTDVAVNHINTPGWTALLEAIVYTDGGEIPQQIIQVLLDNGADPNLADKQGITPIQHARQRGFQQIVSILKTAGAKD; translated from the coding sequence ATGAAACAATCAACGATGATTTATCTTTGTTTAGGTGGAGCTATTCTACTAGTTGCAGGTTCGCTTTTTCTGCTAATGCCTAAAGAGAATCAAACAAAGATGAACAGTGAGTCTCAAATGAAAACCTCTGAAAATACAGATCAAAGTAAAAAAGTAAGCCAAATTGAAAGCAGTGCGGAGGTAGCCGTTGAAAGCAGTGAACCAATGTTGTCAGTACCCAAAATGGATCTGGTTCAGCTAAATCAAGCCTTGCTAACGGCAACGGATCAAGTCAATCTTTCTGAAATAAAGCAACTGTTAGAACAAGGGGCGGTAGTTGATACAGTCAATGGAAAAGGCGAAAGTGGACTATTAGTAGCGGCGCATGAGGATAATCCCGAAATGGCCCAACTATTTTTAGATTATAATGCTAATGTAAATCTGCAAGATAAAATTCAAGACAGCCCATTTCTATATGCGGGTGCTGAAGGACGACTAGAAATCTTAACAATGATGCTAACCCATAATCCTGACACTAAATTAACCAATCGATTTGGTGGCAATGCCTTAATTCCCGCCGCCGAGAAAGAACATCTAGATATGGTACGCCTTTTATTGAGTAAAACCGATGTAGCAGTGAATCATATAAATACTCCTGGTTGGACAGCTTTGTTAGAAGCAATTGTATATACGGATGGTGGTGAAATTCCACAACAAATTATTCAAGTTTTACTTGATAATGGGGCGGATCCGAATCTCGCTGATAAGCAAGGAATAACGCCCATTCAACATGCCAGACAACGAGGATTCCAGCAAATAGTCTCAATCTTAAAAACAGCAGGTGCAAAAGACTAA
- a CDS encoding GntR family transcriptional regulator: protein MLPKYEKIKQDIILAIESGEFAPGDRIYSEGDLKKKYSVSNTTVVKALNDLVNDGYLIRRQGEGTFVRKNLKHRKVLFSELAPLVSIANENTKKSVEKTVTIIAETIQDETISLALGDSKGAEGVIKISQIALVNEKPWKIQNRYVLSNRLNQAALQRLEQGASLSKELDLGVNMTSLPMKMFVNLITVTKDSEIVEPLNKIHHQFDFKEELALFEITKTTYEQTGEPVEYSRSFIHPDYYSIEITAD, encoded by the coding sequence ATGCTACCAAAGTATGAAAAAATAAAACAAGATATTATTTTAGCAATTGAGTCAGGTGAATTTGCTCCTGGGGATAGAATTTACTCTGAAGGAGATTTAAAGAAAAAATATAGTGTTAGCAATACAACAGTTGTCAAAGCATTAAATGATTTAGTCAACGATGGTTATTTAATTCGTCGTCAAGGAGAAGGTACCTTTGTTAGGAAAAACCTCAAGCATCGAAAAGTGTTATTTAGTGAGCTTGCTCCGTTGGTATCTATAGCGAATGAAAATACTAAAAAATCTGTTGAAAAAACAGTGACGATTATTGCTGAAACGATTCAAGATGAAACGATTTCTCTTGCTCTGGGGGATTCTAAAGGAGCAGAAGGCGTTATAAAAATTAGCCAGATTGCTTTAGTGAATGAAAAACCATGGAAAATTCAGAATCGTTATGTATTATCCAATCGTTTGAATCAAGCTGCATTACAACGTTTGGAACAAGGTGCAAGCTTGTCCAAAGAATTAGATTTAGGTGTCAATATGACCAGCTTGCCAATGAAGATGTTTGTCAATTTAATTACAGTAACCAAAGATTCTGAGATAGTAGAACCGTTGAATAAAATTCATCATCAGTTTGATTTTAAAGAGGAACTTGCATTATTTGAAATAACTAAAACGACCTATGAACAAACAGGTGAACCGGTTGAATATAGCCGAAGCTTTATTCATCCAGATTATTATTCAATTGAGATAACAGCAGATTAA
- a CDS encoding glycoside hydrolase family 88 protein: MKQLTHEALQASERYLNNGLISKEKIDQAIQTCLLKVDANITKLGELYPTPATQNNAYQPIQNIEWTNGFWTGMLWLCYEYTEDEKYKNLAEKNVSSFLGRIQETIEVEHHDLGFLYSLSCVSAYKLTGNGDAKKAALLAADKLLERYQEKGEFIQAWGELGKKDNYRLIVDCLLNIPLLYWAAEITGEAHYRSAAEKHYQTTITYAIREDASAYHTYYFDPATGEPLEGKTRQGYSDDSSWARGQSWLIYGIALNQAYHQTTEETFLFESVTNYFLNRLPKDFVSYWDLIFDDDSEQSKDSSATAIAVCGMNLMDNFLPESNQHKLIYKYAQHAMLASLIDHYTESKTDGISALINEGVYSWHSGKGVNEGNIWGDYFYLEALIRFKKDWKMYW; this comes from the coding sequence ATGAAGCAATTAACACACGAGGCACTACAAGCAAGTGAACGATATTTGAATAATGGATTGATTTCTAAAGAAAAAATTGATCAAGCTATTCAGACCTGCCTCTTAAAAGTAGACGCGAATATTACAAAACTAGGAGAATTATATCCAACTCCTGCGACTCAAAATAATGCGTATCAACCTATTCAAAATATTGAATGGACAAATGGTTTTTGGACGGGCATGTTATGGCTATGTTACGAATATACAGAAGATGAGAAATATAAAAATTTAGCCGAAAAGAATGTAAGCAGTTTCTTGGGAAGAATTCAAGAAACCATTGAAGTAGAACACCATGATTTAGGTTTTTTGTATAGTTTGTCTTGTGTAAGTGCCTATAAATTAACAGGAAATGGCGATGCCAAAAAAGCAGCATTACTGGCGGCAGATAAATTACTAGAGCGTTACCAAGAGAAGGGTGAATTTATTCAAGCATGGGGTGAACTAGGAAAGAAGGATAATTATCGGTTAATAGTTGATTGTTTATTGAATATTCCTTTACTGTATTGGGCAGCCGAAATAACAGGAGAAGCCCACTATCGCTCAGCAGCCGAGAAACATTATCAAACAACAATTACGTATGCAATTCGTGAAGATGCATCTGCCTATCATACCTATTACTTTGATCCAGCTACTGGGGAACCATTAGAAGGGAAAACACGTCAAGGATACTCAGACGATTCAAGCTGGGCAAGAGGTCAATCGTGGTTGATATATGGAATTGCATTAAATCAAGCGTACCATCAAACAACAGAAGAAACCTTCTTGTTTGAGTCTGTTACTAATTATTTTCTAAATCGATTGCCAAAAGATTTTGTCAGCTATTGGGATTTAATTTTTGATGATGACTCTGAACAATCTAAGGATTCCTCAGCAACAGCTATTGCAGTTTGTGGGATGAACTTAATGGATAATTTTTTGCCAGAAAGCAATCAGCACAAATTAATTTACAAATACGCTCAACATGCGATGCTAGCTAGTTTAATTGATCATTATACTGAATCAAAAACAGATGGAATTAGCGCACTAATTAACGAAGGTGTCTATTCATGGCATTCAGGAAAAGGTGTTAATGAAGGGAATATTTGGGGAGATTATTTTTATCTTGAAGCCCTTATTCGCTTTAAAAAAGATTGGAAAATGTATTGGTAA
- a CDS encoding amidohydrolase: MKTIQLIGNVRLETGFHYDSKGAIIGTKTDLFDLLLEDGKVNDIQLSGTKQWSRDLVREDARGLLALPGFSEKHSHLDKSRLGTDWQAVTPVHSIIERFEMEIPALDQLPLSVAERAELLLKTSISNGVTKIRSHVDVHPAAGLRYFDGVKEVLNQYRNQIASEIVAFPQHGLLRSHSVDLVKESLRNGANLIGGVDPTVVDGAMEQSLEMTFAIAEEYGVGIDLHLHERQEMGLATFDYLLDLTERTKMQGKVAVSHAFALGDVTGNRKLELFQRLAENQVAIMTSVPITGVIPPVFDLTQTGVKVHVGCDNIFDNWSPYGNGDILERVGRLGELFGQVTEEHLANLLGFITDGVRPLDNSGKRVWPQIGDSADFTFVTASCSAEAVARRSQRKVVLYQGQRTFGTW; the protein is encoded by the coding sequence ATGAAAACAATTCAATTAATTGGCAATGTACGACTAGAAACGGGATTTCATTATGATTCAAAAGGAGCCATCATAGGAACTAAAACAGACTTATTCGATCTGTTGCTCGAAGATGGTAAAGTGAACGACATTCAACTTAGTGGAACAAAACAGTGGTCTCGTGATTTAGTAAGAGAAGATGCACGTGGTTTATTAGCATTACCGGGTTTTAGTGAAAAGCATAGTCATTTGGATAAATCTAGACTGGGAACAGACTGGCAAGCCGTTACTCCTGTTCATTCAATTATTGAGCGCTTTGAAATGGAAATTCCAGCCCTAGATCAACTGCCTTTATCTGTGGCAGAACGAGCAGAATTGTTATTGAAAACTTCTATTTCTAATGGTGTCACGAAAATCAGAAGCCATGTGGATGTTCATCCAGCAGCGGGTTTACGTTATTTTGATGGAGTAAAAGAAGTTCTAAATCAGTATCGAAACCAAATAGCCAGTGAGATCGTGGCATTTCCACAGCATGGACTTTTAAGAAGTCATAGTGTGGATTTAGTGAAGGAATCCTTGAGAAATGGGGCTAATCTTATTGGTGGAGTGGACCCAACCGTTGTGGATGGAGCCATGGAACAATCTTTAGAAATGACTTTTGCGATTGCTGAGGAATATGGTGTTGGGATTGACCTGCATCTACATGAACGTCAAGAAATGGGCTTGGCAACGTTTGATTATTTGTTGGATTTGACAGAAAGAACTAAGATGCAAGGGAAAGTGGCAGTGAGTCATGCCTTTGCTTTAGGTGACGTTACAGGAAATAGAAAACTAGAACTTTTTCAGCGTTTGGCTGAGAATCAAGTAGCGATTATGACGAGTGTCCCGATTACTGGCGTGATTCCACCAGTTTTTGATTTGACCCAAACAGGCGTAAAAGTTCATGTAGGGTGTGACAATATTTTTGATAATTGGTCACCTTATGGAAATGGCGATATTTTGGAACGAGTTGGTCGTTTAGGCGAGTTATTTGGTCAGGTGACGGAAGAGCATTTAGCGAATTTGTTAGGTTTTATCACTGATGGCGTTCGTCCGTTAGATAACTCTGGCAAGCGTGTTTGGCCACAAATAGGGGACTCAGCTGATTTTACTTTTGTGACAGCAAGCTGCTCAGCAGAAGCGGTAGCGCGTCGCAGTCAACGGAAAGTCGTACTATATCAAGGTCAGCGTACTTTTGGCACATGGTAA
- a CDS encoding DUF2200 domain-containing protein — translation MTKHRIFTTSFASVYPLYVKKVLRKDRTKEEVDEIIFWLTGYDSVSLEQQIQANVDFETFFAEAPQLNSNVQLIKGVVCGIRVEEIEDPLMQKIRYLDKLIDELAKGKKMEKILRHSEQ, via the coding sequence ATGACAAAACATCGTATTTTTACAACTAGTTTTGCAAGTGTATATCCTTTATACGTAAAAAAAGTCCTACGTAAGGACCGCACAAAAGAAGAAGTGGATGAAATTATTTTTTGGCTAACTGGCTACGATTCAGTAAGCTTAGAGCAGCAAATACAGGCAAATGTAGACTTTGAAACCTTCTTTGCGGAAGCGCCGCAACTGAATTCTAATGTTCAGCTGATTAAAGGTGTTGTTTGTGGGATTCGTGTAGAAGAAATTGAAGATCCATTAATGCAGAAAATCAGATATTTAGATAAGCTAATTGATGAATTGGCTAAAGGAAAAAAAATGGAGAAGATTTTACGTCATTCTGAACAGTAG